In a single window of the Pieris rapae chromosome 9, ilPieRapa1.1, whole genome shotgun sequence genome:
- the LOC111002746 gene encoding pancreatic triacylglycerol lipase, translating to MTNAYMGLKENTNINYVLLNWENEATTKYLGPVIHYPVTAIPNAKRIGEDLGDALLELSNHGLDLERVHLIGHSLGSHLVGHAGRQTIKKNKSVGRITGLDPAGPLYDGPTLLHPLRETDASFVVGIHSDPVVYGTSQNVGHVDIWLNCGMKHQPGCRENFLELCSHARAIYYYAESINSKEAFPAVESKSCRDWKAKKSIDDEDDIIYMGDNIDRNTTGIFYLRTNSDRPFGKGLDGIQYS from the exons ATGACAAATGCATACATGggattaaaagaaaacactaaTATAAACTATGTACTTCTGAATTGGGAAAACGAAGCGACTACTAAATACTTGGGGCCCGTTATTCACTATCCAGTTACAGCCATTCCCAACGCCAAAAGA ATTGGTGAGGACTTGGGTGATGCGCTTTTAGAATTGTCAAACCACGGACTTGATTTGGAGCGCGTACATTTAATTGGACATTCACTTGGTTCTCATCTAGTGGGTCACGCTGGTaggcaaacaataaaaaaaaacaaatccgttggaag AATTACCGGTTTAGACCCTGCAGGGCCCCTATATGATGGTCCTACTTTACTACATCCGTTGCGAGAGACTGATGCCAGTTTCGTCGTTGGTATCCACAGTGACCCTGTCGTATATGGTACATCACAAAATGTCGGCCATGTTGACATTTGGCTTAATTGTGGCATGAAACATCAACCAGGCTGTCGGGAGAACTTTTTAG AGCTATGCAGTCATGCCCGTGCCATTTATTATTACGCAGAGTCAATAAATTCCAAAGAAGCTTTTCCAGCTGTTGAGTCCAAGAGTTGCCGTGACTGGAAAGCTAAGAAAAGTATCGATGATGAAGATGACATTATATATATGGGAGACAATATTGATAGAAA cacAACAGGAATCTTTTATTTGAGAACAAATTCAGATCGGCCTTTTGGAAAAGGCCTGGATGGAAttcaatattcttaa
- the LOC111002761 gene encoding phospholipase A1 VesT1.02-like yields MKFSVFGVFFMFYQVEAASLWYYESEDYHTITPLKSPLGLLDTPFNVNIRTVIFAFGYNGKVNGKETLAVLDAYMEYKKDNPTNFIVLDWEKEASSNNTGSIIKYPTGIHNAKKIGCLLGDALVELSEHGLDLDNVHLIGHSLGAHLVGHAGKRTQQKGTQLLRITGLDPAGPLFTDPIDLVRGLESIDAFFVDVLHTDPQHLGTSESIGDVDIWANCDLEYQPGCSESKVGCSHVRSAIYFAESVNYPSSLAAVSAESCHDWSNGDYNESDILYLGIPYNSQAKGDFFLRTNSKSPYGKGIDGIHP; encoded by the exons atgaaattcagTGTTTTTGGAGTCTTTTTTA tgTTTTATCAAGTAGAAGCCGCTTCGTTATGGTATTATGaaag CGAAGACTATCACACAATTACACCGCTAAAATCACCTTTAGGTTTGCTCGATACTCCATTCAATGTAAACATTAGAACCGTTATATTTGCATTTGGATATAATGGCAAAGTAAATGGAAAGGAAACATTAGCAGTATTAGACGCCTACATGGAGTACAAAAAGGATAATCCAACTAACTTTATTGTACTCGACTGGGAGAAAGAAGCATCCAGTAATAATACCGgatctataattaaatacccAACGGGAATACACAACGCCAAGAAG ATTGGATGTCTATTAGGAGACGCACTTGTGGAATTGTCAGAGCATGGTCTTGATTTGGATAATGTGCATTTGATAGGACATTCCCTTGGAGCTCATCTCGTGGGACATGCTGGAAAACGAACACAACAAAAGGGAACACAGTTACTAAG AATCACGGGCTTAGACCCAGCAGGACCACTGTTCACAGATCCCATTGATTTAGTTCGTGGCCTAGAAAGTATCGACGCCTTTTTTGTAGACGTACTACACACAGATCCTCAACACTTGGGTACTTCGGAAAGTATCGGAGATGTTGATATATGGGCTAATTGTGATTTGGAATATCAACCTGGCTGTTCAGAATCAAAAG TCGGTTGCAGCCATGTACGGTCAGCAATATATTTTGCCGAATCCGTGAATTATCCTTCATCATTGGCAGCTGTGTCGGCAGAGAGTTGTCATGATTGGAGCAACGGAGATTACAATGAGAGCGATATTTTATACCTCGGGATACCTTACAATAGCCA aGCAAAGGGagacttttttttaagaactaaTTCGAAGTCACCATATGGAAAAGGAATTGATGGCATTCATCcctga
- the LOC111002742 gene encoding phospholipase A1, translating into MWNEIWTLVLVTGFIPLSEMAMLRCYQGSMDNFTTFSLDNPTSLIRSSCFDTSLPTIVYTFGYRGKCTGPATSAMLNGYINTKKRNVILLDWEEEAKTRILGISLSYAVFAMPNSKRVGQELGAAILKLYKDGLAMDTLHLIGHSLGAHLMGYTGRWIREQGVVIPRITGLDPARALFEGILATQSGLDRTCARFVDIIHTNSGNYGTTKSVGTVDIWPNYSSDGMQPGCPRGSHPMFSWDDLCSHNRAVEYFAESLKDGTDFPAASATSYDSWIISDEPSNDTIYLGELANIRSRGNYYLSTNGQSPYHKGLDGLMPHEQERKRRHVSEMYSLMGVLDALIGF; encoded by the exons ATGTGGAACGAAATATGGACACTTGTTTTGGTTACTG gTTTCATACCGTTAAGTGAAATGGCAATGTTACGGTGTTATCAAGG gtCTATGGATAATTTCACAACATTCTCACTGGATAACCCAACGTCTTTAATAAGGTCTTCATGTTTCGATACATCTCTACCTACCATAGTGTATACATTTGGATACAGAGGGAAATGCACTGGTCCGGCCACTTCAGCTATGCTTAACGGTTACATTAACACAAAGAAACGAAATGTCATCCTTCTAGACTGGGAAGAGGAAGCTAAAACTAGAATTCTCGGCATATCTTTGAGTTACGCCGTGTTTGCAATGCCCAATAGTAAACGG GTCGGTCAAGAGCTGGGCGCGGCAatcttaaaactttataaagatGGGCTTGCTATGGACACCCTTCATCTCATTGGTCATTCACTTGGAGCGCACCTCATGGGCTACACTGGAAGATGGATCCGCGAGCAAGGAGTGGTCATACCAAG aataACAGGCTTGGACCCAGCGAGAGCTTTATTCGAAGGAATTTTAGCTACTCAATCCGGATTAGATCGAACCTGTGCAAGGTTCGTAGACATAATCCATACGAATTCTGGAAATTATGGTACCACCAAGTCTGTAGGTACAGTAGACATCTGGCCAAACTATTCATCAGATGGTATGCAACCCGGATGTCCCAGAGGATCACATCCTATGTTCAGTTGGGATG ACCTCTGCAGTCACAATAGAGCCGTCGAATACTTCGCGGAATCGTTGAAGGATGGAACTGATTTTCCTGCAGCTTCAGCTACATCGTATGACAGCTGGATTATCTCTGACGAACCTTCAAACGACACCATTTATTTAGGCGAACTAGCCAACATTCG ctCTCGGGGTAATTACTACTTATCAACAAATGGTCAGTCTCCATACCATAAAGGCCTAGATGGACTAATGCCTCACGAACAG
- the LOC111002759 gene encoding lipase member I-like has translation MIYRLFLIFIYFNYVRAASLWVYKSKDNYISIPLTSPLDLLNTSFNVTFDSVFYAFGFNGSPDRVTSRAITNAYMKLKENTDVNYVLLNWEKEATSKIAGPILQYPTTGINNAKIIGEKLGVALLELSKHGLDLDKVHLIGHSLGAHLLSSTGKEIQRKKKIVGRITGLDPAGPLYDKPTLLKGLSKDDAVFVVAIHTNPQLYGTSKNIGHIDIWPNCDLNLQPGCPNQLLDSCSHSRAPYFYSEAINFPKAFPSVKADSCRDWETRKGSNDTHTIIYMGENIDRKSRGKFYMRTNTMSPFGKGLDGIEA, from the exons ATGATTTATCGCCTGTTTCTGATATTTATCT actTCAATTATGTACGAGCAGCAAGTTTGTGGGTTTACAaaag CAAAGACAATTACATATCAATACCGCTTACATCGCCTCTAGACTTATTGAATACATCTTTTAATGTGACGTTTGATTCTGTATTTTATGCATTTGGATTTAATGGTTCGCCTGATAGGGTCACAAGTAGAGCTATTACAAATGCATACATGAAACTTAAAGAGAACACTGATGTGAACTATGTACTTCTGAATTGGGAAAAGGAAGCGACTAGTAAAATCGCAGGACCCATACTTCAGTATCCAACAACAGGCATCAATAATGCTAAGata ATTGGAGAAAAATTAGGAGTCGCGCTTTTAGAATTATCGAAACATGGCCTTGATTTAGATAAAGTGCATTTGATTGGTCATTCTCTTGGAGCTCATCTACTAAGCAGCACTGGTAAAGAAATACAGAGGAAAAAGAAAATCGTTGGAAG AATTACAGGATTAGATCCAGCTGGACCTCTGTACGACAAGCCTACTTTATTAAAAGGATTAAGTAAGGACGATGCCGTGTTTGTAGTAGCTATACATACAAATCCCCAGCTGTATGGCACATCAAAAAATATCGGACATATTGATATATGGCCCAACTGTGACTTAAATCTTCAACCTGGGTGTCCGAATCAGTTGTTAg ACTCTTGCAGTCACAGCCGCGCTCCGTATTTTTACTCAGAGGCCATCAACTTCCCGAAAGCATTTCCATCTGTCAAGGCCGACAGTTGTCGTGATTGGGAAACCAGGAAAGGCTCCAATGATACACATACGATTATATACATGGGAGAGAATATAGACAGGAA atCAAGAGGAAAATTTTACATGAGAACAAACACGATGTCGCCGTTTGGCAAAGGACTTGACGGAATTGAAGCTTAG